DNA sequence from the Streptomyces sp. MST-110588 genome:
TGTCTACGCTGCCTAAAGCAAACATCATTGCTTTAGATGCTCTCCTAGGAGGATCCATGTCCCAGTACGAGATCGCCCACCAGCTCGGCACGAGGTTCCACGCCTTCCTCACCGCCGGTGACTGGGGCGGCATCCGGTCCCTGCTCACCGACGACGCCACCTGGACACTGCCCGGCGACAACACCATCTCCGGTACGGCGGAAGGCGCCGACGCGATCGTGGAACGGGCGAAGAAGATCGCCTCCTACGGTCTCCGCTTCGAGTTGCTGCACATCCTGGTCAGCCGCGAGAACATGGCCCTGTCGCTGCACAACACCGCTCGCCGGGACGATGCCCGGCTCGACGAGTACCTGTCCACCGTCTGCCGCCTGCGGGACGGCAAGATCGCGAGCATCGAGACCTACCTGTCCGACGTTCCGGGCATGAACGCCTTCTTCGTCTGACCCGTCCGGCCGCTGAGACACCGGCCGGGGGACCGGCCGGCCCGCAGGTCACGCATCACCCGTCACCGCCAGGGCCTTCCCGGGACCCGCGGGGCGGCCGGAGCCTCCCTCTCCTCCTCCCTCACTTCTTCTCCTCCTCCTTTTCCTTTTCGTGCCCGTCACTCCTCGAAGGGGGCGGCGAGCAGCAGGTCCTCCACAGTGGGCACCGAGAAGCCGGAGAGGTGACGACGGCCGACTTCGGCGAAGGGATGCATGAGTACCGACATGGGTTTGGTGCGGCACAGCGACAGTATGTTGTCGCGCGCGTCCTGCTTGAACCCTTTCCTGGGGAAGGCGTCAAGTATTTCTTCGAGCGTGTCGGACGGGATGTGCTGGAGGCCGTTCCCGGTGAAATCGAGTCCGGAGCCGACGGAGACCATGGCGATCTCAGGCCTCTTCCGAGCGGCGATGCCGACATTGGTGTGCAGTGCGATCGCGTCCCAGACGACGGAGACTTTTTCGGCCGACATCCGCTGTTCCTTCAGGAACCGCTGTGCGGCGTCGGCGCCGTCCACCTCAAAACGCTCGGTCGGAGTCCGGTACGCCTCGACCAACCCGAGGTCGTGCAGGGCCGCGGCGACGAACGCCAGCTCACGGTCGTAGTGAATACCGCGCCGATCGAACAGGACGCAGCCGTAAAGGTATGTCCGCATGACATGGTTGAAGAGCGTCTCGGAGGACACCTCACGTACGAACGCCGCGGTTCTCCGGGCTATACCGCTGCTGGGAATGCGGATTCCAGCCACTGTTCCGGGCAGGGGCCCGGTACTCGAAGACGAGGCGTTATCGCGCGATACCGGCACCGCGGCGGCAGGCGGAGCGGACACCGCGGCAGCGAGTGCGGACGCCGCACCGATCGCGGCGACTCCGGCGCCACGCCTCAGTGCCGTACGCCGGGTCACGCTTTTCTCGTCATTTCCTTTGACACACACGTGAAAGCCTTCCGTCGGCGGCTGAACAATTGAGTGGCCGAGTGGCCGAGTGGCCGAGTGGCCGAGTGGCCGAGTGCTTGACGGCACGAGCCTATGGACAGTCCCCTAGGGCCAACAGAGGCGAAAATGCCGATGAACCCCCGATTCTCGCCAGGGACGGCTGTGCCTGCTTCTTCCGGGGCCGGCGCACACCCCCGTCGCCTGGCTCGGGTGACCTGTCCCACATCGGGGTGCGGTGCAAGGCCGTCGGCCACCGCGCAGACAAACGGCCGTCTGGGCCCCGGACGGGCGGGTGAGGACCGGACGCGAATGTGGCGTGCGCGGGCTTCAGGGGGGTGTCGTATCGTGCGTGTATGAGTCCCTGCGCCGAAGGCTTCGGCGTCAGTGTCGGACTTCTGGTTCCTTCTGTAGTGGTTTCGAGGTGACGACGTATCTCCCAGGCCAAGTAGCCGTCCGCAGTTCCCCACGTTCTGAGGTTCTGAACGTGTCCGGGGGCGGACGTCGCGCCGGCCTGAGTTGCGTCACCCACCCCCGCATTTCCCTGTCATTTCCCGGGTGCAGCTCTGCCGACTGCCCCGGGTTTCGTGTGTTCTGGCCCCGGCGCGGCTGACGGCGAGCTCCCCGATTCCTGAACCATCTGAACCAGGAGTCCTACCGTGGCTTCCTCCGTGCTCGACAGCGAGCCGCAGCACACCGCAGAGCCCCGGCTGACGACGTACCGGACCGGTCGTCGAAGATGGCCCCGGCCGCCCGGATCGCCCTCGTGGTGCTCCTGGTCGCCGAGCTCATGGACATCCTCGACCAGTCGGTCGTCCTCACCGCCCTGCCCGCCGTCCAGGACTCGACCGGCGCCGGACCGGTGGCGGTGCAGTGGCTGACCGCCGGCTACTCGCTGACCGTCGCCGTCGGGCTGATCACCGGCGGACGGCTCGGTGACATCCACGGCCGACGCAAGATCCTCCTCATCGGCACCGCCAGGTTCACCCTCGCCTCCCTGCTGTGCGGCACCGCGACCGCACCCGGCACGCTGATCGCCTCCCGCGTCATCCAGGGCGCCGGCGTCGCCGTGATGATCCCCCAGGTCCTGGCCACCCTCCATGTCACCTTCGACGGCGAAAACCGCAGCAGGGCCTTCGGCCTCTACGGGGCCGTCCTGTCGCTCGGCAACGTCCTGGGTCCGGTCCTGGGCGGCGTGCTCACCGGGGCCGACCTGTTCGGACTGGGCTGGCGGCCGATCTTCCTGATCAACGTGCCCGTCGGCCTCGCCGTACTCCTTCTCGGCCGCAGGTTCCTCCCCGAGTCGACCGCGCAGAGGGCCGACCGCCCCGACCTCACCGGCATGCTGCTGTCCGCGCCGGCCGTGGTCCTGATCATCTTCCCGCTCACCGAGGGCCGTTCCCGCCACTGGCCGTTGTGGTGCTTGGCCATGTTCGCCGCAGGACTTCTCGTGTTCGGCGTCTTCCTGCGTCACCAGCAGCACAGGCAGGGCAACGCCCCGCTCGTGGCAGTGTTCCTCTTCCGGGGCAAGCAGTTCTCCGGCGGCCTGTCCGCGCACCTGGTGCTCGGCCTGCTGTGTGGCCTGTTCTTCATGACCTGGACGCTGTACCTCCAGCGGGGCCTGGGCCTGAATCCGCTGATGGCGGCCGTGGCCTTTGTGCTGCTCGCCCTGGGCGAGCCGGCCGGTGCGACGACCGCGATGAAGACCGCCGGGCGCTTCGGGCGCCGCCTGCCCCAGGCCGGAGCGGTGATCACACTCGCCTCGATGGCGGCCTACGGACTTCAGATCAGCAGCCGGCAGGCCGGCCTGACCTTCCTGACGATGACCGGGCCTGTCCTGCTGATCGGCTTCGGCCTCGGCAGGGGTCGGTGGCCCGCTCGCCGACATGTCCCTCGCCAAGGTCCCACACGAGAACGCCGGTTTCGCCTCGGGCCTGTTCAACACCGCAATGCACCTGGGCATCGCCCTCGGCACCGCGCTGACCGCCGTGGTGTTCTTCGCCGCCACCGGCGGCTCACCCGACGGCGCGGTCAACCGTGACGCGTTCACCGGCATCCTCTGGTGGGTCGGCGGCGCCCTCGTATCGATGTGGGCCCTGATGTTCTGCCTGCCCACGTCCACGAACGTCCGGGCCCGCTGATCCGGATCCGCCTCCTCGGGCGGCGGCCCCCGCATCTGGTGCCACCGCCCCTCGCCCCCTACCCCTGGCCCCTGCCCTCCCTCTTTGGGCTTCGCTCCTCGCGGCCACCCACGGTGACGTCCTCCGGCCGCACGTGAAGCGGCCCTGATATGCGAGTGGGAACGGTCAGGTCGCGGATCTGGGGTGTAGGCCCGGTCATATCGCCGCCTGTCTGGACAAATTGGGGTTGGCGGCGTTCGGCGTCGATGCCTCTCCTGCGATGATCGAGTTGCTCGACAAGCCCATCCGGGTCTGCGGCAAAGCCTGGCGGGCACCGGGCCGGTGCCCGCGTCGCGGTGGCAGGTGTAGAAGGGCCGCAGGACATCTCGCCGTACGTACGGACCGAGGCAACGTACGGATTCTCGTACGGCTTCCCTCCCCTTCCCCTTCCCTTGCCCGGCATGGCCGGCCCGACGGCGTCGGTGCGGACGCGACGGCCGGTCCGCGAATTGCAGCCGGCGGGAGAGGTTCCTCGTTTTGATCCGGTGGATCGTTCGTGGTCACCGGCTCTCTACCCAGGGCCGGGACAGGGCCGCCAGGTCGCCATGGCCGGGCGCGCGGGAGGGCTTCGTACCGGGGGCCGCGTACTGCCTCGCCCCTGGTGACGCCCGCCGTTGACCACCGTTGACTGCCTGATGTGGCGGCGCTCAGCGTGGAATCACCCGGTCCGGCCGTCCAGGTCCCGGCGGCGTCGTGGTCGGCCGCTGTGGCGGTGAGTTGGGCGCGGAGGGTGGCCGGCGCCGGGCGTGGGGCAGGAACGCCTGCCCGTCGGCGGTCAGCTCGGCGCCGTGCGCGGTACGGGTGAACAGCCGTACGCCGAGGTTGTGCTCCAGTACGGCGATGCGCGTGGAGACGCCTGCTGGGTGGCCTCCAGCTCGGCCGCGGCCTCCTGGAGCCGCCCCGCGTCGGCGGCGGTGACGAAGGTCCGAACGGTGTCGACGTCCATGTCGACATCCTACGGACACAACCGTTGGTTGTGGCTGAGCGGTCCTTCGGTTGTTTGACCACCGGATGTGGTGATCGCTTTGATGCCTCCGACGCGGATCGGTTGTGCAGTGCGGGTAGCGAAGGGCGGCGGGCATGGCGGGTGGGCACCGGCTGGGACATCTGCTCGGTCATCGGCTGGGTCATCGGCTGGGGCGGCAATTCGGGTGGCTCTGGGCGGCGTACGGGACCAGCGCGCTCGGCACATGGCTCGCCTTCGGCGCATTCCCGCTGATCGCCGTCCAGGTGCTGCACGCCGGACCGGCCGAGGTCGCCGCACTCTCCTCCGTGGGAGCTGTGGTGGGCGCGGCCGTGGCGGTGCCGCTCGGCCCGTGGGTGGAGGTCCGTCGCAAGCGGCCCGTGCTGATCGCGATGGACCTGGTGCGGTGCGCGGCGCTGCTGACGATCCCCGCCGCGTTCGCGCTCGGCGCGCTGACCTTCCTTCAGCTCCTGCTGGTCTCGGTCGTCACCGCGGCGGCCGACATCACCTTCCGCGCCGCATCCGGCGCGTACCTGAAGACGCTGCTGCCGGCCGGGGGCCTGCTCGCCGCAGGCGCCCGATTGGAGTCCACAACCTGGACGACCACGATCATCGGACCGCCGCTGGGCGGCGCCGCGATCGGGCTCCTCGGGCCGGTGGCGACGGTGGCGGCCGACGCGGTCAGTTACCTGCTCTCGGCCCTGGGCATCCGTGCCACGGGCGGCCGGGAGCCGCGGCCCGGGCGCCGGGAGGCCACGCGGCTGCGGGCCCGGGACCTGCTCGACGGCTGGCGGTACGTCCTCGCCGACGCGACGCTGCGTCCGCTGTTGTTCAACACCGCCTTGTTCAACGGCCTGGTGGTGGCCGCCCAGCCGCTGCTGGCCGTCCTGATGCTCGACCAGCTCGGGTTCGCGCCATGGCAGTACGGCCTCGCCTTCGCCGCGCCCTCGATCGGCGGGCTGCTCGGTTCGCGGCTGGCCCGGCCGCTCGTCACCCGACTCGGACAGCACCAGGTCCTCATCGCGTCCGGGGCGCTGCGCGTGATCTGGCCCATCGGCCTGGCCTTCCCGGGGCCGGGCACCGGCGGGCTGCTGCTGGTGATCGGCGTCGAGCTGGGGCTCATCTTCTGCTGCGGCATCTTCAACCCCGTCCACACCACCTACCGCCTCGAACGCATCCCAACCGAGCGGGTCACCCGCACGCTGACCGCCTGGGCGGTGACGACCAGGGCCACGACCGCGCTCCTGACGGCCGTCTGGGGCGTGCTGGGCAGCCTGCTCGGCCCCCGTACCGCCATCGGCCTGGCCGGCGTACTTCTGCTGGCGACCCCGTTGCTGCTCCCTCGACCCGGCCACACGCCACAGCACCAGCCGGAACCGGCCCGCGGCCGACCATGACACACCGCGACCCGCCGTGGAAGCGCCCTGCTCGGCGCCGTAGAAGAATCCGCAGAAGTCCGTAGAAGTACAAGTAGAAGTGCGCAGAAGCAAAAGGGGCCATCGCCGACGTTCGCGCCAAACGGCGGCGGCACCATCGCCCGCGTGCCCGTCGGCTTCCCCATGCCGCAGGCCGGGATACGGCCTCGGCCCGCGGCAAGGCACTCTCCTGACTGAGCCGACCAGCAAGAAGGCGGGGATGTCCGTGGGGGTTGGCTCCCTTGAAGACGGCTCAGCTGTGGGTCGGCGGAATCCAGAAGGAGGCGGGCAGCCTGTCGATTTCGTGGGCGGCTTGGGCCAGTTCGGTGGCGATCGGCTCCAGCGCGGTGTAGGCCGGGTTGCCGTCGGCGGCCATCTGGTGGATGACCTCTGCGT
Encoded proteins:
- a CDS encoding nuclear transport factor 2 family protein, with translation MSQYEIAHQLGTRFHAFLTAGDWGGIRSLLTDDATWTLPGDNTISGTAEGADAIVERAKKIASYGLRFELLHILVSRENMALSLHNTARRDDARLDEYLSTVCRLRDGKIASIETYLSDVPGMNAFFV
- a CDS encoding HD domain-containing protein — translated: MSSETLFNHVMRTYLYGCVLFDRRGIHYDRELAFVAAALHDLGLVEAYRTPTERFEVDGADAAQRFLKEQRMSAEKVSVVWDAIALHTNVGIAARKRPEIAMVSVGSGLDFTGNGLQHIPSDTLEEILDAFPRKGFKQDARDNILSLCRTKPMSVLMHPFAEVGRRHLSGFSVPTVEDLLLAAPFEE
- a CDS encoding MFS transporter; translated protein: MAPAARIALVVLLVAELMDILDQSVVLTALPAVQDSTGAGPVAVQWLTAGYSLTVAVGLITGGRLGDIHGRRKILLIGTARFTLASLLCGTATAPGTLIASRVIQGAGVAVMIPQVLATLHVTFDGENRSRAFGLYGAVLSLGNVLGPVLGGVLTGADLFGLGWRPIFLINVPVGLAVLLLGRRFLPESTAQRADRPDLTGMLLSAPAVVLIIFPLTEGRSRHWPLWCLAMFAAGLLVFGVFLRHQQHRQGNAPLVAVFLFRGKQFSGGLSAHLVLGLLCGLFFMTWTLYLQRGLGLNPLMAAVAFVLLALGEPAGATTAMKTAGRFGRRLPQAGAVITLASMAAYGLQISSRQAGLTFLTMTGPVLLIGFGLGRGRWPARRHVPRQGPTRERRFRLGPVQHRNAPGHRPRHRADRRGVLRRHRRLTRRRGQP
- a CDS encoding MFS transporter codes for the protein MAGGHRLGHLLGHRLGHRLGRQFGWLWAAYGTSALGTWLAFGAFPLIAVQVLHAGPAEVAALSSVGAVVGAAVAVPLGPWVEVRRKRPVLIAMDLVRCAALLTIPAAFALGALTFLQLLLVSVVTAAADITFRAASGAYLKTLLPAGGLLAAGARLESTTWTTTIIGPPLGGAAIGLLGPVATVAADAVSYLLSALGIRATGGREPRPGRREATRLRARDLLDGWRYVLADATLRPLLFNTALFNGLVVAAQPLLAVLMLDQLGFAPWQYGLAFAAPSIGGLLGSRLARPLVTRLGQHQVLIASGALRVIWPIGLAFPGPGTGGLLLVIGVELGLIFCCGIFNPVHTTYRLERIPTERVTRTLTAWAVTTRATTALLTAVWGVLGSLLGPRTAIGLAGVLLLATPLLLPRPGHTPQHQPEPARGRP